Proteins found in one Gammaproteobacteria bacterium genomic segment:
- the gatB gene encoding Asp-tRNA(Asn)/Glu-tRNA(Gln) amidotransferase subunit GatB, translating to MEWEVVIGLEIHTQLNTKTKIFSAAATAYGAEPNTQACAVDLGLPGVLPVLNREAVAKAAMFGLAVDATINDGSVFDRKNYFYPDLPKGYQISQLAIPIVEHGKLDISLEDGSTKSVGITRAHLEEDAGKSLHEDFDGMTGIDLNRAGTPLIEIVSEPEMSSAKEAVAYMKKIHSIVQYLGICDGNMQEGSFRCDANVSVRHKGDKELGTRTETKNLNSFRFVERAINYEIERQIDVIESGGRVVQETRLYDADDDSTRTMRTKEEANDYRYFPDPDLLPVKLDPELLAQLQEELPELPDVKQKRFCSDYGLSDEDAEQLSTSREMADYFEQVVAEANGQAKMAANWVSGELSGALNQNNLDIAQSPVSAERLAQLISRISDNTISGKIAKEVFQDMWSSDKTADQIIEEKSLQQISDVGELEAIVDKVVAENPKQVEQYLSGKDKVFGFFVGSVMKLTKGKANPAQVNELLKKKLV from the coding sequence ATGGAATGGGAAGTTGTTATTGGGCTAGAGATTCATACCCAGCTAAACACTAAAACAAAAATATTTTCAGCGGCAGCCACTGCGTATGGTGCAGAGCCGAACACACAAGCATGTGCGGTTGACTTAGGACTTCCAGGAGTGTTGCCGGTATTGAATAGAGAAGCTGTGGCTAAAGCGGCAATGTTTGGTTTAGCGGTAGATGCCACGATTAATGATGGCTCTGTGTTTGATCGCAAAAACTATTTTTATCCTGATTTGCCAAAAGGCTATCAAATAAGCCAATTGGCCATACCTATTGTTGAGCACGGAAAATTAGATATTTCTTTAGAAGATGGTTCTACTAAATCAGTAGGCATCACACGCGCACATTTAGAAGAAGATGCTGGGAAGTCGTTACATGAGGACTTTGATGGTATGACAGGTATTGACCTTAATCGAGCTGGTACACCATTAATTGAGATTGTTTCTGAGCCTGAAATGAGTTCTGCTAAAGAAGCGGTTGCTTACATGAAGAAGATTCATTCTATTGTTCAGTACTTGGGTATTTGTGACGGTAACATGCAGGAAGGCTCGTTCCGTTGCGATGCTAATGTGTCTGTGCGTCACAAAGGGGATAAAGAGTTGGGTACTCGCACAGAAACCAAAAACCTCAACTCATTTAGATTTGTTGAACGTGCCATTAACTATGAAATAGAACGCCAAATTGATGTGATTGAAAGTGGCGGTCGCGTAGTGCAAGAAACGCGTTTGTATGATGCCGATGATGATTCCACTCGTACTATGCGAACAAAAGAAGAAGCTAACGATTACCGTTACTTCCCAGATCCTGATTTATTGCCTGTTAAGCTTGATCCGGAATTGCTGGCACAGCTACAAGAAGAATTACCAGAGTTGCCAGATGTAAAACAAAAACGTTTCTGCAGCGACTATGGATTAAGTGACGAAGACGCCGAACAGCTTAGTACTTCACGTGAAATGGCTGATTATTTTGAACAAGTCGTCGCAGAGGCAAATGGACAAGCAAAAATGGCAGCAAATTGGGTTTCAGGTGAGTTATCAGGTGCCTTAAATCAAAATAATCTAGACATTGCGCAAAGTCCGGTAAGTGCTGAACGATTAGCGCAACTAATCTCACGCATTTCAGACAACACAATCTCGGGCAAAATTGCAAAAGAAGTATTTCAAGATATGTGGAGCAGTGACAAAACTGCCGATCAGATCATCGAGGAAAAAAGTTTGCAACAAATCTCAGATGTTGGTGAGCTTGAAGCAATTGTTGATAAAGTTGTTGCCGAAAACCCTAAGCAAGTTGAACAGTATTTATCTGGTAAAGATAAAGTATTTGGTTTCTTTGTGGGTAGTGTTATGAAGCTGACTAAGGGAAAAGCAAATCCTGCTCAAGTAAACGAGCTATTAAAGAAAAAATTGGTTTAA
- the gatA gene encoding Asp-tRNA(Asn)/Glu-tRNA(Gln) amidotransferase subunit GatA: MHKLTIAQQAKALAAKEFSSEELVNHYIQRIEAHDEQLNSFVTFTPEQAIESAKQADVRNEQGGILNGVPIAIKDIFCTDGIKTSCASRMLDNFVAPYDATVVIKLNQAGAVSLGKTNMDEFAMGSSSESSYYGAVKNPWDTERVPGGSSGGSAAAVAARLAPASIGTDTGGSIRQPAALCGITGLKPTYGRVSRFGMIAYASSLDQGGPFGVTSEDCAYMLQAIAGHDARDSTSVDQPVPDYVAGLNQSVKGLRIGLPEEFFQEGLDPDIAEKIQQACDVLKSLGCEIKPISLPNAKLAIAAYYVIAPAECSSNLSRFDGVRYGYRCENPTSLEDMYLRSRSEGLGEEVKRRIMVGAYALSAGYYDAYYLKAQKIRRLISEDYRAAFNQVDAVLSPTTPTTAFKVNEKSDDPITMYLSDIYTIGVNLAGLPGISLPVGFQQNLPVGMQLVSNYFEEQTLLNLGYQYQLQTDHHLQMPKEFE; this comes from the coding sequence ATGCATAAGTTAACTATCGCACAGCAAGCGAAAGCACTCGCTGCTAAAGAATTTAGCAGTGAAGAATTGGTCAATCATTATATTCAGCGTATTGAAGCGCATGATGAACAATTGAATTCGTTTGTGACCTTTACGCCTGAACAGGCAATTGAGAGTGCTAAGCAAGCTGATGTGCGCAATGAGCAAGGTGGGATATTGAATGGCGTTCCAATTGCGATCAAAGATATATTTTGTACAGACGGAATAAAAACATCTTGTGCATCTCGCATGCTAGATAATTTTGTTGCACCTTACGATGCCACCGTGGTGATAAAGTTAAATCAAGCCGGCGCGGTATCTCTAGGTAAAACAAATATGGATGAATTTGCCATGGGTTCATCGTCTGAGTCGAGCTATTACGGCGCAGTAAAAAATCCATGGGATACTGAGCGTGTGCCTGGCGGATCATCGGGTGGCTCTGCTGCTGCGGTCGCTGCGCGATTAGCGCCAGCGAGTATAGGCACCGATACGGGAGGTTCAATCAGGCAGCCCGCTGCGTTATGTGGTATTACAGGGTTAAAACCAACTTACGGTCGTGTCTCACGTTTTGGCATGATTGCTTATGCCTCCAGTTTAGATCAGGGAGGGCCCTTTGGAGTTACATCTGAAGACTGTGCATACATGCTACAAGCAATTGCCGGGCATGATGCGCGTGACTCTACCAGTGTCGATCAACCGGTACCTGATTATGTTGCAGGTTTAAATCAATCCGTTAAAGGGTTGAGGATTGGATTGCCTGAAGAGTTCTTTCAAGAGGGGTTAGATCCAGATATTGCTGAAAAAATACAACAAGCCTGTGACGTGCTTAAAAGCCTAGGCTGTGAAATTAAACCAATCTCATTGCCAAACGCAAAACTAGCAATTGCCGCTTATTATGTAATCGCACCAGCGGAATGTTCATCAAATCTGTCACGTTTCGATGGTGTACGTTATGGCTATCGTTGTGAAAATCCAACCAGTTTAGAAGATATGTATTTGCGATCTCGTAGCGAAGGTTTGGGAGAAGAGGTTAAACGACGCATCATGGTCGGTGCTTATGCATTGTCTGCCGGCTATTACGATGCTTATTATTTGAAAGCGCAAAAAATACGTCGATTAATCAGTGAAGATTATCGTGCTGCTTTTAATCAAGTCGATGCGGTGTTAAGCCCAACCACACCCACGACTGCATTTAAGGTGAATGAAAAGTCAGATGATCCAATTACCATGTATCTCTCTGACATATACACGATCGGTGTCAATCTGGCAGGTTTGCCAGGCATATCCTTGCCGGTTGGTTTCCAACAAAACTTGCCAGTGGGGATGCAGCTAGTGAGTAATTATTTTGAAGAGCAAACATTATTAAATCTTGGGTATCAGTATCAGCTACAGACTGATCATCACCTGCAAATGCCTAAGGAGTTTGAATAG
- the gatC gene encoding Asp-tRNA(Asn)/Glu-tRNA(Gln) amidotransferase subunit GatC yields the protein MVLSTEDVRNIAKLAKLQINQDELERYKQDLSRILGFVEQMNQADVENIEPMAHPQDMMQSLRADEIAETNQREKFQKIAPATQDGLYLVPKVIE from the coding sequence ATGGTACTTTCAACGGAAGATGTTCGCAATATTGCCAAACTGGCAAAATTGCAAATTAATCAAGATGAGCTAGAGCGCTACAAGCAAGATCTTTCTCGTATATTGGGGTTTGTTGAACAAATGAACCAAGCTGATGTGGAGAATATTGAGCCCATGGCACATCCACAAGACATGATGCAATCGTTACGTGCTGATGAAATCGCGGAAACTAATCAGCGTGAAAAGTTTCAGAAAATTGCGCCAGCGACTCAAGACGGTTTGTATCTAGTTCCAAAAGTTATCGAATAG
- a CDS encoding rod shape-determining protein, producing the protein MIGRILGLFSNDLSIDLGTANTLIYVRDKGIVLNEPSVVAIRNDPNTGTRSIEAVGAGAKRMLGRTPTNIEAIRPMKDGVIADFTTTERMLQHFIRAVHKNMLLRPSPRVLVCVPCGATQVERRAIRESADGAGARKTYLIEEPIAAAIGAGLPIDEARGSMILDIGGGTSEVAVLSLNGIVYSASVRIGGDKFDDAIISYVRRNYGVLIGEATAERVKQDIGTAYPGKDMLEIEVKGRNLSEGVPKSFSLNSNEILEALQEPLYGIVSAVKTALEQTPPELGADVAERGIVLTGGGALLRDLDRLIMEETGIPVIVADDPLTSVARGGGKVLEMLDEFGSDLLTVD; encoded by the coding sequence ATGATTGGACGAATTCTAGGATTATTTTCTAACGACCTTTCTATTGATCTCGGTACAGCAAATACCCTTATTTATGTTCGAGACAAAGGTATTGTTCTTAACGAACCTTCAGTAGTCGCCATTCGTAATGACCCGAATACCGGCACTCGCTCGATTGAAGCGGTCGGCGCAGGCGCTAAAAGAATGCTGGGCCGCACACCGACCAATATTGAAGCGATTCGCCCGATGAAAGATGGTGTAATCGCAGATTTCACTACCACTGAACGCATGTTGCAGCATTTTATCCGTGCAGTGCATAAGAATATGCTCTTACGGCCAAGTCCACGCGTTTTGGTATGTGTTCCCTGTGGTGCCACCCAAGTAGAGCGTCGTGCTATTCGTGAATCGGCTGATGGTGCTGGTGCTCGAAAAACATACTTAATTGAAGAACCCATTGCTGCTGCAATTGGTGCCGGATTACCCATTGATGAAGCACGTGGCTCAATGATTCTAGACATTGGTGGCGGTACTTCAGAAGTGGCTGTTTTATCTCTTAACGGCATAGTCTATTCAGCTTCAGTCCGTATTGGCGGCGATAAATTTGACGATGCTATTATTAGCTATGTACGACGAAATTATGGCGTATTAATTGGTGAGGCAACAGCTGAACGAGTCAAACAAGATATTGGTACAGCTTATCCTGGCAAAGACATGCTAGAAATTGAAGTCAAAGGTAGAAATCTATCTGAGGGTGTACCAAAAAGCTTCTCACTCAATAGCAACGAAATTCTAGAGGCGCTACAGGAACCACTGTATGGAATTGTCAGCGCGGTCAAAACTGCTCTAGAGCAAACTCCCCCTGAATTAGGTGCTGATGTAGCTGAGAGAGGCATTGTCCTCACTGGTGGCGGCGCATTACTGCGTGATCTTGATCGCTTAATCATGGAAGAAACAGGTATTCCTGTCATTGTGGCGGATGACCCTCTCACTTCGGTAGCTCGAGGCGGCGGCAAAGTACTTGAAATGCTTGACGAATTTGGCAGCGATTTGTTGACTGTAGACTAA
- the mreC gene encoding rod shape-determining protein MreC, producing MLVIMSVVIMTVDHRYQHLQVVRSSLATLTYPLQYLAHLPSAISEILSENLNTRNDLISDNEKLREQALFNQAKLQRLALLEQENARLRQLLDSPVQISNEQVLIAEILSVDLHPFKQLISINKGKRQGVYEGQPLVAAKGIIGQVVEVFPMHSSALLISDPNHALLAETNRTNLRALLVGSGKTDRVELKNVSSSADIRIGDLLHTSGLDGRYPPNYPIAEVTTINNRPGEAFLHVEARPLADLDTIREVLLLWTTPPPKEETDSEKDIGEQPLSDKKDNP from the coding sequence ATTCTGGTAATCATGTCGGTTGTTATTATGACCGTAGATCATCGCTATCAGCATTTACAAGTAGTTCGTTCTTCATTAGCAACGCTCACTTACCCTCTTCAATACCTTGCCCATTTGCCTTCAGCAATTAGCGAAATATTGAGTGAAAATCTAAACACACGTAATGACTTAATTTCTGACAATGAAAAATTACGCGAGCAAGCGCTCTTTAATCAAGCCAAGTTGCAACGTCTAGCCCTACTTGAACAAGAAAATGCTCGCCTGCGACAGTTACTAGATTCACCTGTGCAAATTTCTAATGAACAAGTATTGATTGCAGAAATTTTATCTGTCGATTTACACCCATTTAAACAGCTAATTTCAATCAATAAAGGTAAACGCCAAGGCGTCTATGAAGGACAACCACTAGTTGCTGCAAAAGGCATAATTGGCCAAGTTGTTGAAGTGTTCCCAATGCATTCAAGTGCACTATTGATATCGGACCCTAACCACGCGTTACTTGCCGAAACTAATCGCACTAACTTACGCGCATTATTAGTTGGCAGCGGTAAAACTGATAGAGTTGAATTAAAAAATGTTTCTTCTTCAGCTGATATCCGCATCGGTGACTTACTGCATACATCAGGTTTAGATGGTCGCTACCCTCCCAATTATCCTATTGCTGAAGTTACCACCATTAACAATCGTCCTGGTGAAGCATTTTTACATGTAGAAGCAAGACCGCTAGCAGACTTAGATACTATTCGCGAAGTATTACTATTATGGACCACACCTCCCCCAAAGGAAGAGACAGATTCAGAAAAAGATATTGGTGAACAGCCACTCTCAGACAAAAAAGACAACCCATAG
- the mreD gene encoding rod shape-determining protein MreD, whose protein sequence is MHRTTRTYYVLIGSFIIATLLTIMPIPVWAEPFRPEWILLLVIYWSMTTPRWIGVGSAWGLGLIVDVLRGALLAQHALGFALTAFISIRFHQRVRIYPLHQQALFIAMILLPHMSVSLWVYGVLGQDPESWTYWSPALTSAIVWPWIYIVMRAVRRTTDLD, encoded by the coding sequence ATGCACAGAACTACACGAACATATTATGTATTGATTGGCTCTTTTATTATCGCCACACTACTTACCATTATGCCTATCCCAGTATGGGCAGAGCCTTTCCGTCCAGAGTGGATTTTATTGCTTGTTATTTATTGGAGCATGACAACGCCAAGATGGATTGGTGTTGGTTCCGCCTGGGGGCTTGGGTTAATTGTGGATGTTTTGCGTGGCGCACTGCTAGCACAACATGCGTTAGGATTTGCGTTGACCGCATTCATAAGTATTCGCTTTCATCAAAGGGTACGCATTTATCCGCTGCACCAACAAGCACTTTTCATTGCAATGATCTTATTGCCACACATGAGTGTTTCGCTGTGGGTGTATGGTGTATTGGGTCAAGACCCAGAGTCATGGACTTACTGGTCTCCCGCATTAACCAGCGCTATTGTTTGGCCGTGGATTTATATTGTAATGCGCGCAGTACGTAGAACCACAGATTTAGATTAG